Proteins encoded within one genomic window of Zestosphaera sp.:
- a CDS encoding glycosyltransferase family 2 protein, producing the protein MDNVILVEALRALIYVLLIAPGVVIMFIHSIIFFTGRSPRAADPAPATHVGGSGHGVSIVIPVKNEPEHIIVELVENLGEGLKESSLDYEIIIISDDPPDSVAGVKRRCEDLALRLGLKDFRFIVRTEGPKGRAGALNYGVLNSAYDLLLFLDADSRLERTTIPELISCVESGYDACVGRWAGYTYRNTKLGLALLLSMKYVVDTLYRGRFNAGLMIFPLGTGTIYRKDALLKAGLWEPDVIQDDMYMGAKLHSMGYTIGFTEKAVVRVSVPSSLKAFIVQQCRWSYGAIETLRKGYVRHTLRRVAVKDLLKAVEGLVFFLQYLPLAGLALSLLLIPALSLILRDDIMNLNPYPLVIFGLTLFAYGLSIYKSIRELSLPRIRILRSMGSIAAFSTSISPYILHHSLKALLNNKIVYVVTPKGSREYNIGGPSGMVLFSAYLTFMVVANLLLSNYYTSLWLLTFIVATAYTLLNAEKAPTLTP; encoded by the coding sequence ATGGACAACGTCATACTGGTCGAGGCGCTTAGAGCCTTGATCTACGTGTTGCTCATAGCTCCCGGAGTTGTGATTATGTTCATCCATAGCATCATTTTCTTCACGGGCCGGAGCCCCCGCGCTGCGGACCCGGCGCCTGCAACACATGTCGGGGGCTCTGGACATGGCGTCAGCATAGTGATTCCCGTCAAGAACGAGCCTGAACACATAATCGTGGAACTAGTGGAGAACCTTGGCGAGGGCCTTAAGGAATCGAGTCTGGACTACGAGATCATTATAATAAGCGACGACCCGCCCGACAGCGTAGCAGGCGTTAAGAGGAGGTGTGAGGACCTCGCCTTGAGGCTGGGGCTCAAGGACTTCCGCTTCATAGTTAGGACTGAAGGACCTAAGGGCAGGGCTGGGGCATTAAATTATGGAGTCCTCAACTCCGCCTACGACTTACTGCTCTTCCTAGACGCTGACTCGAGGCTTGAGAGGACGACGATACCGGAGCTCATTTCATGTGTTGAGTCGGGTTACGATGCGTGTGTTGGCAGGTGGGCCGGCTACACTTACAGAAACACTAAGTTGGGTCTGGCTCTACTGCTCAGCATGAAGTACGTCGTGGACACACTGTATAGGGGGAGGTTCAACGCAGGGCTGATGATATTCCCTCTCGGGACAGGCACCATCTACAGGAAGGACGCGTTGTTGAAGGCTGGTTTGTGGGAGCCCGACGTCATTCAGGATGACATGTACATGGGGGCTAAACTCCACAGCATGGGCTACACTATAGGCTTCACGGAGAAAGCCGTAGTGAGGGTCTCGGTCCCCTCAAGTCTCAAGGCATTCATAGTGCAGCAGTGTAGGTGGTCCTACGGCGCCATAGAAACGCTGAGGAAGGGTTATGTCAGGCATACACTACGGAGGGTTGCAGTGAAGGACTTGCTGAAGGCCGTTGAGGGCCTGGTCTTCTTCCTTCAGTACCTGCCCTTGGCCGGGTTAGCCCTCTCCCTCTTGCTGATACCGGCGCTCTCACTGATTCTTCGAGACGACATAATGAACTTGAATCCATACCCGCTGGTAATCTTCGGACTGACGCTATTCGCCTACGGCTTAAGCATCTATAAATCGATCAGGGAGCTGAGCCTGCCTAGAATAAGGATACTGAGGAGCATGGGCTCCATAGCCGCCTTCTCAACGTCCATCTCACCGTACATACTGCATCACTCCCTTAAAGCCCTGCTCAACAACAAGATCGTGTATGTAGTCACCCCTAAAGGAAGCAGGGAGTACAACATAGGGGGGCCGTCTGGGATGGTGTTGTTTTCCGCATACCTAACTTTTATGGTCGTAGCTAACCTGCTCCTAAGCAACTACTACACATCCCTGTGGTTGCTCACATTCATAGTAGCAACGGCATACACGTTGCTGAACGCTGAGAAAGCCCCCACACTAACCCCCTAG
- a CDS encoding HD domain-containing protein — MVTVGPTLVLEHVGSSELLRRAYEFLEQDEEVQTMIKMSNIMAVSRLKYNDHGVVHSRIVSGSALELLKILLDVGLKPSTLTYGTVKTVEEAKLVVLTAAYLHDIGNSVHRSGHEYVGALLAKDIIDRMLREVAGGLSLSSRCMLRHEIMHAIYTTETSTRALTVEAGIVKVADGTDMAEGRARIPYRMGKLDMHSVSATSVKKVELSRGSQATARIDVYMTDSAGLFQIEAVLKPKILTSGFEKYLEVFINVNGKEIRVYPD, encoded by the coding sequence GTGGTGACGGTAGGGCCTACGTTGGTGCTTGAGCATGTCGGGTCTTCCGAGTTGTTGCGGAGGGCGTACGAGTTCCTTGAGCAGGATGAGGAAGTTCAAACCATGATAAAGATGTCCAACATTATGGCTGTCAGCCGCCTGAAGTACAACGACCACGGGGTAGTGCATTCGAGGATAGTGTCGGGCTCTGCACTGGAACTCCTTAAGATATTGCTTGATGTTGGTTTGAAGCCTTCGACGCTTACATACGGCACCGTAAAGACTGTGGAGGAGGCTAAGCTAGTGGTTCTTACGGCTGCGTATCTTCACGATATAGGGAACTCAGTACACAGGTCGGGGCATGAGTACGTTGGGGCGTTGTTGGCTAAGGATATAATTGATAGGATGCTACGTGAGGTAGCGGGCGGATTAAGCCTGAGCTCTAGATGTATGTTGAGGCATGAGATTATGCACGCGATCTACACCACTGAAACTAGTACTAGAGCGCTTACGGTCGAGGCCGGCATAGTTAAAGTGGCCGACGGGACTGACATGGCTGAGGGGAGGGCTAGGATACCCTACAGGATGGGTAAGCTGGACATGCACTCAGTCTCGGCGACAAGCGTGAAGAAGGTCGAGTTGAGTAGGGGATCTCAAGCGACTGCCAGAATAGATGTGTACATGACTGACTCGGCAGGACTTTTCCAGATAGAGGCTGTGTTGAAACCCAAGATACTTACAAGCGGTTTCGAGAAGTATTTGGAGGTCTTCATCAACGTCAACGGCAAGGAGATCAGAGTGTACCCGGACTGA
- the htpX gene encoding zinc metalloprotease HtpX produces MISLTKLRVSMIGSIALVIGISTLILTVVLSLLTYDYDVSASSVLMLSLGFVVGIHFIQWLVSPWIIESLYKVKPVSSAGEAWVSEVVERVAKASGLRSVPKAMISEIGVPNAFAYGNVLSGHKVAVTRGLIENLPRDEVEAVIAHEVGHIKHRDVEIMMIISILPALIYWLGRLLLYSGFFTSGRSRDRGSAPILAVLAGMALVAVSFLTNLAVLYISRLREHYADTNAVLTVPEGGRRLQRALARILVASGSIKRFSPAAVKDATKLKALLISDPEVGLGSLRTYNIDEIVEWIKSQRSLSPAEVFSTHPDPAKRLRFIESLEREVARRTLIRV; encoded by the coding sequence ATGATATCCTTAACTAAGTTAAGGGTCTCTATGATCGGCTCCATAGCGCTGGTCATAGGTATCTCGACGCTGATCCTGACCGTCGTCTTATCGTTGCTCACGTACGACTACGACGTGAGCGCGTCGTCCGTGCTGATGCTATCCCTCGGGTTCGTAGTCGGTATTCACTTCATCCAGTGGTTGGTGAGTCCCTGGATCATCGAGTCACTCTATAAAGTCAAGCCAGTCAGCTCCGCGGGCGAGGCATGGGTCTCCGAAGTCGTTGAGAGGGTTGCTAAGGCGTCAGGCCTTAGGAGCGTGCCGAAGGCGATGATCTCCGAGATAGGGGTACCTAACGCCTTCGCGTACGGCAACGTCTTAAGCGGCCATAAAGTTGCCGTGACGCGCGGCTTGATAGAGAACCTACCTCGCGATGAAGTTGAGGCGGTCATAGCGCATGAAGTGGGTCACATTAAGCATAGGGACGTTGAGATAATGATGATCATAAGCATATTGCCGGCCCTGATCTACTGGCTTGGAAGACTGCTTCTTTACTCAGGCTTCTTCACGTCAGGGCGCAGTAGGGACAGAGGCTCAGCACCTATCCTGGCAGTGCTTGCAGGAATGGCCCTCGTGGCCGTATCGTTTCTGACGAATCTCGCTGTCTTATACATAAGTAGGCTTAGAGAGCACTATGCGGACACCAACGCAGTGCTCACGGTCCCTGAGGGCGGGAGGAGGTTGCAGAGGGCTCTGGCTAGGATCTTAGTGGCTTCAGGGAGTATAAAGAGATTCAGTCCGGCTGCAGTCAAGGACGCCACTAAGCTTAAGGCTCTGCTAATCTCGGATCCAGAGGTTGGGCTAGGCTCCTTAAGGACGTACAACATAGATGAGATTGTTGAGTGGATTAAATCGCAGCGGAGCTTATCTCCAGCAGAGGTGTTTTCAACGCACCCGGACCCCGCTAAGAGGCTGAGGTTCATAGAGAGTTTGGAGAGGGAAGTCGCTAGACGCACATTAATTCGAGTTTGA
- a CDS encoding DUF5603 domain-containing protein yields MSSEEKVRVRIPKYDIPVLRVKYLLLDVDLLLPHEEIVTERLNDIARKIEELRALDMPIVVAPIPGSTKYLIVDGHHRWAALKKLGCRKIPSVVIDYFDPRVRVYTWYPAFSGSSEPLISELRRSGLTISDCDLKIYSLSDEDLIGKAFVILSKLEECMYVEGDVEAQRRVLRVLDVLAVKNLIKLVWYGLVSDAAEDLAKGEIDYILLRKPYTKAEVISYVREGNVYPPKTTRHVLPFIPAKDYVKLELMCV; encoded by the coding sequence TTGTCATCAGAAGAGAAAGTGAGGGTGAGGATACCTAAGTACGATATCCCGGTTCTTCGAGTTAAGTACTTGTTACTGGATGTCGACCTACTCCTACCTCATGAGGAGATAGTCACTGAGAGGTTAAACGATATAGCGAGGAAGATAGAGGAGCTTAGAGCGCTGGACATGCCCATAGTGGTGGCTCCGATACCGGGTAGCACCAAGTACTTGATAGTTGACGGGCATCATAGGTGGGCGGCACTCAAGAAGCTAGGCTGCAGGAAGATCCCATCCGTCGTCATAGACTACTTCGACCCGAGAGTCAGGGTTTACACGTGGTACCCAGCATTCTCAGGAAGCAGCGAGCCGCTCATTAGTGAGCTACGAAGGTCCGGCCTAACCATAAGTGACTGCGACTTGAAGATATACTCATTAAGTGATGAGGACCTTATCGGGAAAGCCTTCGTCATCCTCAGCAAACTTGAGGAGTGCATGTACGTTGAGGGCGATGTGGAGGCTCAAAGGAGGGTTCTAAGGGTGCTTGACGTCCTGGCTGTGAAGAACTTAATAAAGCTAGTGTGGTATGGTCTAGTATCCGATGCCGCAGAAGACCTCGCTAAAGGCGAGATAGATTACATCTTACTCAGAAAACCCTACACTAAGGCGGAAGTTATAAGCTACGTGAGAGAGGGTAACGTCTATCCGCCTAAAACGACGAGACACGTGTTGCCTTTCATACCCGCTAAAGACTATGTCAAACTCGAATTAATGTGCGTCTAG
- a CDS encoding D-2-hydroxyacid dehydrogenase, which translates to MKALLTAPIHKEAVRMLEDSGFQILYREYPSESELVKLVEDVDVLFVRSKPLVTAEVINSAKKLKIIARAGVGLDNIDVRTAEARGIKVINTPEAPTRSVAELVFGLTLALARRISYSDRKMREGKWVKKEAEGFELKGKTLGVVGLGRIGREVALIATKGFGMRVIYYDPYRLDPQAEQELGVTYTDLDTLLRESDVVTLHVPLTPQTRYLIGEGRLRLMKRSAVLINTSRGGVIDTQALIKALNEGWIAGAGLDVYEEEPLPPNHPLTKLENVVLTPHIGASTDEAQERAGIEAVRKVLELLKTMKQ; encoded by the coding sequence ATGAAAGCACTCCTCACCGCTCCAATCCATAAGGAAGCAGTCAGAATGCTCGAGGACTCGGGGTTCCAGATACTATACAGGGAGTACCCCTCCGAGAGTGAGTTGGTTAAGCTGGTGGAGGACGTCGACGTCCTGTTCGTGAGGAGTAAGCCTCTAGTTACTGCAGAAGTAATCAACAGTGCGAAGAAACTCAAGATAATCGCTAGGGCAGGGGTAGGGTTAGACAACATAGACGTAAGGACGGCCGAGGCAAGAGGGATTAAAGTAATTAACACTCCTGAAGCCCCAACGAGAAGCGTGGCAGAGCTTGTTTTCGGTTTAACGCTCGCGCTGGCCAGGAGGATATCATACTCCGACAGAAAGATGAGGGAAGGCAAATGGGTTAAGAAGGAGGCAGAGGGCTTCGAGCTCAAGGGGAAGACACTCGGTGTAGTGGGGCTGGGAAGGATAGGTAGGGAGGTGGCATTGATAGCAACTAAGGGTTTTGGAATGAGGGTTATCTACTATGACCCCTATAGACTGGACCCTCAGGCAGAGCAGGAGTTGGGTGTTACATACACTGATCTGGACACGTTGTTGAGGGAGTCGGATGTTGTTACGCTTCACGTCCCCCTCACTCCTCAGACTAGGTATTTGATTGGTGAGGGGAGGCTTAGGCTTATGAAGAGGAGTGCCGTGCTCATCAACACATCCAGGGGAGGAGTCATAGACACCCAAGCACTAATCAAAGCACTAAACGAAGGATGGATAGCAGGAGCAGGACTAGACGTATACGAAGAAGAACCACTACCACCAAACCACCCACTAACAAAGCTTGAGAACGTAGTTCTAACCCCCCACATAGGGGCCTCTACCGATGAGGCTCAGGAGAGGGCGGGCATCGAGGCTGTTAGGAAGGTTCTAGAGTTACTTAAGACGATGAAGCAGTGA
- a CDS encoding alanine--glyoxylate aminotransferase family protein: MESLSSLNTRVIEEVFKLVWPKPLKLFTAGPVACFPEVLEVMKLQMFSHRSKEYRALHKDTVERLAKFVEAGESVVLLFPSSGTGIMEASVRNFVTAEGSVLTTIIGEFGSRYREAVESNGRRAVVLEKNAGEPVLPEELDEALRRHPEVEAVTITYNETSTGVLNPLRELAKVVKDHGKLVFVDAVSAMGAADIKFDEWGLDVAFTSSQKAFGVPPGLAVGIFSKEALKRAESISNRGWYFDVLKYLQYQEKEWSTPSTPPIPQIIGLNVMLRIVDEIGGKHAWLSLYSERANAIREGVRKLGLELFARRGFESPTITSVKAPEGVDGYEVYSRVREKGYEIAAGYGKFKKTSFRIGHMGYMPMEYIEELLRVIKEVLAELGWVSKL; encoded by the coding sequence GTGGAATCCTTGAGTTCGCTCAACACGAGAGTGATTGAGGAGGTGTTCAAGCTTGTCTGGCCCAAACCTCTTAAGCTATTTACTGCAGGGCCTGTAGCGTGTTTCCCAGAAGTTCTTGAGGTCATGAAGCTTCAGATGTTTAGCCACAGGTCTAAGGAGTATAGGGCGCTTCACAAAGACACGGTCGAGAGGCTCGCAAAGTTTGTGGAGGCTGGGGAAAGTGTTGTGTTGCTCTTCCCCAGCAGTGGAACGGGAATCATGGAAGCCAGCGTGAGGAACTTCGTAACCGCTGAGGGCAGCGTGTTAACCACCATCATAGGGGAGTTCGGCTCTAGATATAGAGAGGCTGTCGAAAGTAACGGCAGGAGGGCTGTCGTTCTGGAGAAGAATGCCGGCGAACCCGTCCTACCCGAAGAGTTGGACGAGGCTTTAAGGAGACACCCCGAGGTCGAGGCTGTGACGATAACCTACAACGAGACCAGCACCGGCGTCCTAAACCCGTTAAGGGAGTTGGCTAAGGTTGTTAAGGATCACGGGAAGCTGGTCTTCGTCGACGCGGTGTCCGCCATGGGTGCCGCGGACATCAAATTCGATGAATGGGGCCTGGACGTTGCTTTTACGAGTAGCCAGAAGGCCTTCGGCGTGCCGCCCGGCCTGGCGGTCGGTATTTTCAGTAAGGAAGCCCTGAAGAGAGCGGAGTCCATCTCCAACAGGGGCTGGTACTTCGACGTCCTTAAGTACCTGCAGTACCAGGAGAAGGAGTGGTCAACCCCCTCAACACCTCCGATACCTCAAATAATAGGACTCAACGTCATGCTTCGAATAGTCGACGAGATCGGAGGGAAACACGCTTGGCTCTCACTGTATTCCGAGAGAGCCAACGCCATCAGGGAGGGCGTCCGCAAGCTAGGGCTTGAGCTCTTCGCTCGGAGGGGCTTCGAGTCGCCCACAATAACGTCAGTCAAAGCCCCTGAAGGGGTGGATGGGTACGAGGTCTACAGCAGAGTTCGTGAGAAAGGCTACGAGATAGCTGCGGGCTACGGGAAGTTCAAGAAGACCTCATTCAGGATAGGGCATATGGGATACATGCCGATGGAGTATATTGAGGAGTTGCTGAGGGTCATTAAGGAGGTACTGGCCGAGCTTGGCTGGGTGAGTAAGTTATGA
- a CDS encoding 4Fe-4S binding protein, which translates to MSVKLAVVPLSSCDGCQYNLVDESFLSFLERNRVEIAHWPLVGVRGDVQSFDVALIEGSVISDRDLELLAEARRKSKILVAVGACALLGGVQAGVSEVDRHPRLRLSTSKPVGHYVKIDYYVRGCPVSANEVVSLLEGLLGGRLTRVGGGRFNYVERTAFRIEDPLLKVDSSKCVVCGRCVEACSRAGAKVLNYVNRGIHSIISTPYQEPFEKVGCIYCGLCVAYCPVGAINFKLDLENFLTGITEGVVTTAYIEPEALAALAESECLEPEQVISAMKILGLSRVVIYSSLHESGMSGKAKILPRSPAEKVLLSKLLPNADMDLTPPKLPPDVVYVTQCLSWKRTSLNVITARELQALMGGLDHGVLDREEPDGVSLHHSVMRKVVGLEELKKLTLSDQEVSDKVVFEVCPGGCLLGGGQPISLSTKMDEILRRRLEIFNKIIRKYRG; encoded by the coding sequence TTGAGCGTTAAGTTAGCGGTGGTGCCCCTCTCAAGTTGCGACGGTTGTCAGTACAACCTCGTGGACGAGTCCTTCCTAAGCTTCCTGGAGAGGAACAGGGTCGAGATCGCCCACTGGCCACTAGTCGGAGTGAGAGGAGATGTTCAATCATTCGATGTGGCCCTAATCGAGGGTTCAGTAATATCGGACAGGGATTTAGAGCTGTTGGCGGAGGCCAGAAGGAAATCGAAGATACTCGTGGCTGTGGGCGCGTGCGCGCTACTTGGCGGGGTTCAAGCCGGCGTGAGTGAGGTTGACAGGCATCCAAGACTCCGACTCAGCACGTCCAAGCCTGTAGGACATTACGTTAAAATCGATTACTATGTACGCGGCTGTCCGGTCTCCGCTAACGAGGTCGTCAGCCTCCTAGAGGGGTTGCTTGGTGGGAGGTTAACTAGGGTTGGAGGGGGGAGATTCAACTACGTCGAGAGGACTGCGTTCAGGATTGAGGATCCTCTGCTTAAGGTAGACAGCTCTAAATGCGTGGTTTGCGGTAGGTGTGTGGAGGCATGCTCTAGAGCCGGCGCTAAGGTCCTCAATTACGTGAACAGAGGTATACACTCAATCATATCCACACCTTATCAGGAGCCGTTCGAGAAGGTTGGTTGCATCTACTGCGGGCTGTGCGTTGCCTACTGCCCCGTAGGTGCTATAAACTTCAAACTAGATTTAGAGAATTTCTTAACCGGAATTACGGAAGGCGTTGTAACGACCGCGTACATAGAGCCTGAAGCGCTTGCAGCGCTCGCGGAATCCGAGTGCCTGGAGCCTGAGCAAGTTATCTCGGCCATGAAGATCCTCGGACTCTCGAGAGTCGTCATATACTCGAGCCTGCATGAATCAGGTATGTCCGGCAAAGCCAAAATACTGCCCAGATCTCCGGCTGAGAAGGTCCTGCTTAGTAAGCTACTTCCAAATGCGGACATGGATTTAACACCTCCTAAACTCCCTCCGGATGTCGTGTACGTGACTCAGTGCCTATCCTGGAAGAGGACTTCTCTAAACGTCATTACTGCCAGAGAGCTACAGGCACTCATGGGAGGCTTAGATCATGGAGTTCTAGATCGGGAGGAACCTGACGGAGTTTCACTTCACCATAGCGTGATGCGTAAGGTCGTAGGGTTGGAGGAACTGAAGAAGCTAACCCTAAGTGATCAGGAGGTGAGTGACAAGGTAGTCTTTGAGGTCTGCCCTGGGGGATGTCTTCTTGGTGGTGGGCAACCAATAAGTTTGAGCACTAAGATGGATGAGATCCTTAGGAGAAGGCTTGAAATATTCAATAAAATCATACGGAAGTATAGAGGTTAG
- a CDS encoding nickel-dependent hydrogenase large subunit, whose translation MSVSKVTSEVDRVAGESELVVSIGDGSVRVEYSSVASPRSFETLVKGRKYEEVPYVVSRICGICSHAHFWASNLAVESALNISVDDVTAALRDACNKVQVVQNHLIHLAFLALPDYDTGDLAKSYLARLMRFNNALNNVLQLLGGRLTNPNVYLPGGFTTGVRSGHVGRALALLKDLTVELEGFVEAILSVEIPDLKDPSPEYVALCGSPFKTVPEGGPYSLDTSRDSLTVYENYRDIFREQSHGGSTSKKCLLGDKAFYVGARARLLNLVRHDSSAVEEDLRRQLRRYEDVLTVNPFSNIYAKALESIIILKNVVDVLDEHLGREPKPVSIRGTPKGGHGVGIVEAPRGLLIHHYEIDQNLRVVSADIITPTVMFSRHIEVAAEALVGELISRGGMADKSIRGVVEALVRAYDPCIPCAVHVIRR comes from the coding sequence ATGAGCGTCTCGAAAGTTACATCAGAAGTGGATAGGGTTGCCGGTGAGTCGGAGTTAGTGGTGTCTATAGGGGACGGGAGCGTGAGGGTGGAATACAGCAGCGTGGCTAGCCCCAGATCCTTTGAAACCCTGGTTAAGGGACGCAAGTATGAGGAAGTACCCTACGTTGTCTCCAGGATATGCGGCATATGCAGTCACGCACACTTCTGGGCTTCAAACCTAGCGGTTGAATCAGCCCTGAATATAAGTGTGGACGACGTTACCGCCGCGCTAAGGGATGCCTGTAACAAGGTTCAAGTGGTTCAGAACCACCTGATACATCTAGCCTTCCTCGCATTGCCCGACTACGATACCGGGGACCTGGCGAAGAGCTACCTAGCCAGGCTGATGAGGTTCAACAACGCACTTAACAATGTTCTTCAACTACTCGGCGGGAGGCTGACCAACCCCAACGTCTACCTACCCGGGGGCTTCACGACTGGCGTGAGGAGCGGTCACGTAGGGAGGGCATTAGCGTTACTTAAGGACTTGACAGTCGAGCTGGAGGGGTTTGTCGAAGCGATCTTGAGTGTCGAAATCCCGGATCTTAAGGATCCGTCCCCAGAGTACGTAGCCCTATGTGGCTCACCCTTTAAAACAGTGCCTGAGGGGGGACCGTACTCCCTGGATACCAGCAGGGACTCACTCACAGTGTATGAGAACTACCGCGACATATTCAGGGAACAGAGTCACGGCGGCTCGACCAGTAAGAAGTGCTTGCTGGGTGACAAGGCCTTCTACGTCGGAGCTAGGGCTAGGCTACTTAACCTTGTCAGACACGATAGCAGCGCCGTGGAGGAAGACCTGAGGCGTCAACTACGTAGGTACGAGGATGTCCTGACCGTTAACCCATTCTCCAACATATATGCTAAAGCGTTGGAGTCCATAATTATTCTGAAGAACGTGGTGGACGTTCTCGATGAGCACTTAGGTAGGGAGCCCAAACCAGTGTCCATTAGGGGGACTCCTAAAGGAGGGCACGGTGTCGGCATCGTAGAGGCGCCGAGAGGACTCTTAATACATCATTACGAGATAGATCAAAACCTAAGGGTAGTCAGCGCCGACATAATAACTCCCACCGTCATGTTCTCGAGACACATAGAGGTAGCTGCCGAGGCTCTGGTCGGGGAACTCATCAGCAGGGGTGGCATGGCTGACAAGTCAATCAGGGGTGTGGTCGAGGCGTTAGTTAGGGCTTACGACCCATGCATACCCTGCGCGGTACATGTTATCAGGAGGTGA
- a CDS encoding 2Fe-2S iron-sulfur cluster-binding protein, which translates to MVKVYVSGVEVEVLPNSPIIDAVEKAGFRVPTLCYLQGLFNEATCRICVVKVNGRVVPACRFPVAEGSKVIVEDDELRRIRRVNFELLLSTHRIECWSCVRKGRCELLGLAKDMGVEGIPVCAECPLHGPNCLLSKGILCLGALTVAGCNAECVRKGSPCIGCRGYVESEGVWRDAIEGHYKKHGFNTGELSSMTRFFWNYLPRNLRRFLEVEPR; encoded by the coding sequence ATGGTTAAGGTTTATGTAAGCGGTGTTGAGGTGGAAGTGCTGCCGAACTCCCCGATCATCGACGCTGTGGAGAAAGCGGGGTTTAGAGTCCCGACGCTGTGCTATCTTCAGGGGTTATTCAACGAAGCCACGTGCAGGATCTGCGTGGTGAAGGTCAACGGCAGGGTGGTGCCGGCGTGCAGGTTCCCGGTCGCTGAAGGCTCTAAGGTTATTGTTGAGGACGATGAACTCAGGAGGATCAGGAGAGTTAACTTCGAGCTACTCTTGTCGACGCACAGGATCGAATGCTGGAGTTGTGTCAGGAAGGGCAGGTGTGAGTTGCTAGGTCTAGCTAAGGATATGGGTGTAGAGGGCATACCGGTGTGCGCTGAATGCCCACTACATGGGCCAAACTGCCTCCTGAGTAAGGGGATCCTATGTCTTGGAGCTTTAACTGTGGCTGGATGCAACGCTGAGTGCGTTAGGAAAGGCTCCCCATGCATCGGATGCAGGGGTTACGTTGAGAGCGAGGGTGTCTGGAGGGACGCCATTGAGGGTCATTATAAGAAGCATGGCTTTAACACGGGAGAGCTGTCGTCGATGACTAGATTCTTCTGGAACTACCTACCCCGCAACCTACGCAGGTTTCTTGAGGTCGAGCCGAGATGA